The window aggtgtagcaccaaaagacagagatctctcagtgtcacagtgtggaaaagatgtaggtcatttgtatctactcaggaggggtggggttgagctgagtcatcctgtaagagtttcccagggtgtggaatgctaatggcgggaggcttcactgtatcctgaggaggttcttttgcatatggattggtgcttgatgtgctaatcttctctgcagggctattgtctggtgtggagtgttttgttggcctggtgtttttcagaactggagcccatgctctgttcattcttaaggtttcttctttcctgttgaagttttgcttatgcttgtgaatttcaatggcttccctgtgcagtctgacaaagtagttggaagtgttgtccagtattttggtgtcctggaataagatactgtgccctgtttgagttaggctatgttcagccactgctgatttttcaggctgtccaagtctgcagtgtctttcatgttcttttattcttgtctggatgctacgctttgtggtcccgatgtaaacttgtccacagctgcagggtatacggtatactcctgcagaggtgagggggtctctgctgtcttttgctgatcgtagcatctgttgtatttttcgggtgggtctgaatactgcttgaaggttatgctttttcataagctttcccatctgatcagtaattcctttgatatatggcaaaaacacttttcctgtaggtgactgtttttccttggttgtttgattcatcctgggtttgattgctcttcggatttcatttctggagtagccatttgcctgaagtgcgtggtttagatgattaatttcctcattgagaaagcgcggctcacatatccgtcttgcacgatccactaatgttttcattatgcctcttttctgtcgggggtggtgattggagtttttgtgtaagtaccgatcagtgtgagttggtttcctgtagaccttgtgacctaactgtcagactgcacagggaagccattgaaattcacaagcataagcaaaacttcaacaggaaagaagaaaccttaagaatgaacagagcatgggctccagttctgaaaaacaccaggccaacaaaacactccacaccagacaatagccctgcagagaagattagcacatcaagcaccaatccatatgcaaaagaacctcctcaggatacagtgaagcctcccgccattagcattccacaccctgggaaactcttacagaatgactcagctcaaccccacccctcctgagtagatacaaatgacctacatcttttccacactgtgacactgagagatctctgtcttttggtgctacacctctgaagatgccagccacagctgctggcgaaacgtcaggaactacaatgccaagaccacggcaatacagcccggaaaacccccaacaaccatcgttctccggccgtgaaagcctttgacaatacatacaATGGTTTAATACTCAAAATCCAACACCTACTTCAACAAATGAGGAAACTTACTATGTCAGCCATGAGTGGGTCATCAGGATTGGGCTCATTCATAAGCAGTTGTATGGAAGTCAGCAAAGTTGCAATATTCAGTGATGGCCTCCATGCGCCCTTCGTAGAAACAAAGGCAACAAAAAGAAATACGGTTTATAATGCAGACCAAAACTATATTCCCCCCTCGCCAATCAGGTTTTCTAGGCATCAATGCAGTAGATAAGGCAGCAGCAATAAAAATATCAAGCCATGGCTGCAACCACCGAGACATACTGTAGAATCTGACAACATAAAACAATGTGGCCTCATAAAGAAGCCCAACAAGTCAGTCTAGCAACTCCTATCGAAGTCAGTAGAGTAACACCAGTAAGTACAGCAAAGGGTGTCTGCACAATACACATGCCAGAATTTGCATTAATGTGCAAATTAACACTTGGGATTGCCGACTATTGTTGCTGTCAAAGATCTCCATTAAAGCAGCATTTCCTTACTTTGGGTGGCAGTCTGAGAACATCTAGGCAAATTCTTCCAGAAGAGTCAATGTTGGGATGATAGATGGGAGTCAGAAAGCGCATCTTTGGGGGTTCAAATGGATACCtatttaataaatatttgtaaAGATAAgatattctgttttttttaaataaccaaaCATAGTGTTTCATAACTTATTATCTATTGGTTCCACCTCCCCATCCATTTTTAAACCAGTTTAAAGTCTAGTTTCTAAAAGAAATTTCAAGCTTTAGTCAGATTTCAGATTCTCCACATCATACAAACACATTAGTCCTTTTCAGTTGTTACATTTTAGCACACTTATGGGAAGAATGTGCTCCAGGTGATCCCTTAATATACACGACCACTattttgtctgaaaggggcaacACACCTGTTTTCAGCTTCAATATACACAAGGCATAATTGGTACCCCTTGTCAGTTGTTGCGTTATGGGGAGAACACACTATATATGATCCTGCCCCTCTCAATACATGCAATCATTTTGTCTCAAAGGGGCAACATGTGTATCTTGAACCTCAGTACACACGATAAAGAACCACATGCATAATAAAACATAATGACCAAAAAGGGATATGACAGCTCTCAGTTTATGATCCCATAGAGTTCAGCAGTCTAATGCATTATCAATATCAACAAGTTCTTTTGTTCCAAGGTCATCTTCGTTCAGTATATCTCATTAATAATAAAAGTTTTCTGCTCACCTTAAAGGTACAAGTACTTCCAAGTCAAAAACACCTTTTTCATATGGTGTATCTGCAGAACCCAAGATTTCTGAAAAAGACaggtattaaaaatagttaacacTGCCCCCTTTTGGTGCTTGCTGAATTAAAGTTCTGAAGTCCCAGCAATGACTGCTTAATTATTAAGCCTTCTATTGCACTAGAGTCAAAATGTGTCAGTCCAAGAAACTATGCagaaaaaaaagtttcaaaaggTCTGACTGTTATTACTCAGAGATAATATTTAGCTTTGGAGTTCATAAGAATTGGAGACTTTGGATCAGGATATAGACATTGCCCTTGTAAAGGTCAAGGCCTGGAAGCAAAGGTAAAATGATTTTCTGACTGAACGAAAAATTATAAAGTGATGACGATCTATTGAGATGTTTGGCAAATATTTGGATAAGAGACCGCTTCCTGTTATGCAGATTTAGCACCTTTTTAAATAACTCGATAGACTGTTCCCTtgcattaataataattaatcctGTCTTCTTAAGAAGAATTTTTACAGATCCAGATTTAGGCATAACGCAAATTGTATAATACATTATTAACTAACAGGTGACAGAAATAGTTTAATTGGTTCCATCTAGAGCTAGTAGACTAAGATGGCATCTCATCCTAAAGCACAAAAGCATACAAGGTGCTGCACTATATACATAActttttgtatttattattttggaTTTTACAGGGCTAGCAAATCATCACAGAAATTAGAATCCAGGGGATGGCAAACTTTATCTCACTTAGTAtccttttatcctgctcttccttttCAAGGAGCTTAGGGTGGCTGACATATTTCTGCCTTCCACATTatagcctcacaacaatcctgtaaaatAAATCAGGCTATGaggggtgactggcccaaggtcacccagtcagtttcatggatgagagcagatttgaacccaagtccctAATCTGACATGCTAGCCATTACATTTCAGTGGATGTTAAAGAACCAATAAGCCTCTATTTATTTCTTAATTGATTTGTTTTGGTTAGAATCTCCAAAGCAGAACACCATCATTTGTAAAATGGAAAAAAttctgcaaaaataaataaacatccttTAGTTTAAAGATCAAAACCCTAAAAATAACAGGACTGGGAAAAGAAACATGTATAGGGAAAGAGTTGACTAAAAAACAGAATTTCATAACACTGaactcaaaaaagaaaaacacaaaatcTAAACAAAAAATTTCCCAAACATAAGAAACATTAAGTGTCGCTGAACATGAGAAAGTGGGAAATagaaggggaagaagaagagATGTGTGATCACCTCCAGACTCTCCCACCACAGTGCGTTTTTTGTAGGGGCTTGTAGTTGTTTTATGCCCTCAATTTGTAGCTGTAGTTGTTTTAGGCCCTCTAATTACTTGAACTCTTCAGTGTTTCAGATTATGAATACTTATGATTATACTGAACAGAACAGTCATTTATTTCCCTTTTCATAAGGTTACACTTTTTCACACAGTAACTATCGGCCCTTGCTTTTGAAAAGTTCTGGATACCTAATGACAGTTTCTATGCATGTTATTCTGAGTTGATCCCACTGATTCATGGGACTTATTTCCAAATAAGTGTGCACAGGACTTCTGCACTCAGTCTTTTGAGTAAGTGATCTTTCTTTTAATCTCTGTATATATACAAAGAGAGCCAAGAAACAGCGTTGTGAACACAGACACTCTCCTTTAAGGGACATAATTCTGCACTGGAAAGGACATGAGGGCTGCATAACCGAAGATTCTGAATTATGCTCAATTATATAAAGGTTCCACTAAATTGCTGGCCAGTATGTTTTAACTTCTGGCAACAGGTTAGAATGGATGCTTGTTCAGGAGATAAATCAAGTTTCTCATTTTGAAATTAATCCTTTATCAGGACTGTTTTGTTTAGAGAGCCAGTATGTACGGTAGTTAGAATATTAGACTAGGGTCTTGGAGACAcaagtctgaatccccactctgccatagaagctcactgggtgaccttgggccaataacagactctcagcctaacctacttcacagagttgttgtgaggataaaaagaagaAGGGGAGAACATTGTAAGCTACCATGAGTCCCCACTGGGAataaaggaggggtataaatgaagttaataaacatCTTTAATTTAAGTCAACCACCCTTGTTTGGAAGAACAAAGTAGAATAGAAAAGTAAGTCAATATAAATAAGTTATTGTCTCCATTGAAATATCAGGCCATTTAAAGCATAGTTAATACACTTCCCTACATATCTATACCTATAAAAGTCAAACCGTGTTTTAGATAactcacctctttccccagagcgCAGGTGCGGTAGCACGCCCCAGCAGAAAGAGGTGAGACCTTGACGACAGGGCTTGCTGAGGAGGTTGCTGTGCCTCCCCCCTATGCTTACTTGGCTGCGCTCCTGTGCACTGccgcccaatttggccccaatggCCAAATTGTTCGGCTGCCCAGCACAGGAATGCACCAAGGCACTTGCCGCTCCCCACCCACAACAGTGCTCCCTtgcagggttcccaggtccccctaGCCACCCAGTGGGAGGTGAGGGACCTGGAGCTCACCTTCCTGTGCCCCCTTCCGCGCGCtaccaccctgcgtgatgacatcacttccaggaaatgacatcatcacgtagggtGGGAGATGCCCCTGGgcgcattcctgcactccacataGGGCTGAATCAGGCTTGATTCGGCCCAATCAAGCAGCTGCCCAGCACAGGAGTGTATCAGGGTGCTTGTCCCACCCCCGGCAGCgctccctgcctctgcagccgcccaatttggccccaatgtgGCCCAATCAGGTGGCTGCCGGGCACAGGAGTACACCAGGGTGTTTGCACACACACTCCCTCACAGCACTCCCAACCTCCACAgctgcccaatttgggctgaactGGGCGGCTGCTAGGCGTTGGAGCACTCCAGTGCCCTTGCCACCCCTGGCACTGCTCCCAGTCTCCAAAGCCACCCAATGTGGGCCATGGAGATGGCAGAGAGGCCTGTCCTGTCACTGCCactctcccaaggccctgcagcaggggCCTGCCATATCAGTTTTCTagagtctgttgtattttttcccacaacgagcTTTGTTGCTGGTTTAAAATAAATGCAACTGCAAcgtaaagggaggggggagtcaaaTCAAGACAGACACATACGAGCTCGAAGATGATCTAAACCGCTTTCATTCTGCCAGCATGTGATGCCTGGTGGTGGCTCTGTAGTCAGCAGATGCAGCTCCCGCCTCAGTCGTGAT of the Eublepharis macularius isolate TG4126 chromosome 5, MPM_Emac_v1.0, whole genome shotgun sequence genome contains:
- the UBE2T gene encoding ubiquitin-conjugating enzyme E2 T, whose protein sequence is MQRASRLRRELHLLTTEPPPGITCWQNESGLDHLRAQILGSADTPYEKGVFDLEVLVPLRYPFEPPKMRFLTPIYHPNIDSSGRICLDVLRLPPKGAWRPSLNIATLLTSIQLLMNEPNPDDPLMADISSEYKYNKQAFLRNARQWTEKYACQTTMFQTSKTPDEEKHQTEANPLRDSNISQKRKGSNISRFSKKLCSET